A part of Microbulbifer salipaludis genomic DNA contains:
- a CDS encoding TRAP transporter small permease subunit encodes MMFLLRTAGTLDRFASRCGRLLAWFTLAMVLIQSLIVALRYGFDGGSLAMQDAVTYLHGAAFMLGLAYALQANAHVRVDVFYRTLSARGKAWVDASGCLIFLLPLCAFIGYGSWQFAASSWAVTESSNSADGLGGVYLLKSLIPLAAATLMLQGLSQLARALHTLMQVESDRGEAGASATGTAAEPATDPRPESRTLVREVAGEASA; translated from the coding sequence ATGATGTTTCTGCTACGCACCGCCGGCACCCTGGACCGGTTTGCCAGCCGCTGTGGACGCCTGTTGGCCTGGTTCACCCTGGCCATGGTTCTGATTCAGAGCCTGATCGTGGCCCTGCGCTACGGTTTCGATGGTGGCTCCCTGGCCATGCAGGACGCCGTCACCTACCTGCACGGCGCGGCGTTTATGCTCGGCCTCGCCTATGCGCTGCAGGCCAATGCCCATGTGCGCGTGGATGTGTTCTACCGCACCCTGTCCGCGCGGGGTAAAGCCTGGGTGGATGCCAGCGGGTGCCTGATATTCCTGTTGCCGCTGTGCGCGTTTATCGGTTACGGCAGCTGGCAGTTTGCCGCCAGCAGCTGGGCAGTGACCGAGTCCAGCAACAGCGCCGACGGGCTCGGTGGCGTGTACCTGCTGAAAAGCCTGATTCCACTGGCCGCGGCCACCCTGATGCTGCAGGGCCTGAGCCAGCTGGCGCGCGCGCTGCATACGCTGATGCAGGTGGAAAGCGACCGCGGCGAGGCCGGGGCAAGCGCCACCGGTACCGCGGCCGAACCCGCAACCGACCCAAGGCCAGAATCCCGCACGCTGGTGCGTGAAGTTGCCGGGGAGGCCAGCGCATGA
- a CDS encoding PstS family phosphate ABC transporter substrate-binding protein: MNNRSANKKVLASALAALTFAASNAALAARDHISIVGSSTVYPFTTVVAERFSRSTQFKTPVVESTGTGGGMKLFCQGVGESTADLTGASRRIKQSELEMCNDNGVDVVEVQIGYDGIVLANAKTAKPFALTRKDIFLALAKDVPNPDGSESLVANPYKTWKDVNPTLPAHKIEVLGPPPTSGTRDAFVELAMEGGCKKYDWIAAKKSSDKNAYKSICHNIREDGAYVEAGENDNLIVNKLAANPNALGIFGFSFLDQNADKVQGSLIEGQEPTFESIADNSYPVSRPLFVYLKKAHVDVVPGIKQFMAEFTSERAWGEEGYLADKGMIPLPTPQRQQVATNVRKLNALTNLAAK; this comes from the coding sequence ATGAACAACCGTTCTGCGAACAAAAAAGTCCTGGCTTCGGCCCTGGCAGCACTCACTTTCGCGGCCTCCAATGCCGCCCTGGCGGCTCGTGACCACATCAGCATTGTGGGCTCGTCCACCGTTTACCCGTTCACCACCGTGGTTGCCGAGCGCTTCAGCCGCTCTACCCAGTTCAAGACTCCGGTTGTGGAGTCCACCGGCACCGGCGGCGGCATGAAGCTGTTCTGTCAGGGTGTTGGCGAAAGCACTGCGGACCTCACCGGCGCTTCCCGCCGTATCAAGCAGTCCGAGCTGGAAATGTGTAACGACAACGGCGTCGATGTGGTGGAAGTTCAGATCGGCTACGACGGTATCGTGCTGGCCAATGCCAAGACCGCCAAGCCGTTTGCGCTGACCCGTAAGGACATCTTCCTGGCCCTGGCCAAAGACGTCCCGAACCCGGACGGTTCCGAGTCTCTGGTTGCCAACCCGTACAAAACCTGGAAAGACGTGAACCCGACTCTGCCCGCGCACAAGATCGAAGTCCTGGGCCCGCCCCCCACTTCCGGTACCCGCGACGCGTTTGTCGAGCTGGCGATGGAAGGTGGCTGCAAGAAGTATGACTGGATCGCAGCGAAGAAGTCTTCTGACAAGAACGCCTACAAATCCATCTGCCACAACATCCGTGAAGACGGTGCCTACGTGGAAGCGGGTGAGAACGACAACCTGATCGTGAACAAGCTGGCCGCCAACCCGAATGCGCTGGGTATCTTCGGCTTCAGCTTCCTCGACCAGAATGCCGACAAGGTGCAGGGTTCCCTGATCGAAGGCCAGGAGCCGACGTTCGAATCCATCGCCGACAACAGCTACCCGGTTTCCCGCCCGCTGTTTGTTTACCTGAAAAAGGCCCACGTAGACGTGGTACCGGGTATCAAGCAGTTCATGGCGGAGTTCACCAGCGAGCGCGCCTGGGGTGAGGAAGGTTACCTGGCCGACAAGGGCATGATCCCCCTGCCGACCCCGCAGCGTCAGCAGGTTGCCACCAACGTGCGCAAACTGAACGCATTGACGAACCTGGCCGCCAAGTAA
- the pstC gene encoding phosphate ABC transporter permease subunit PstC → MQTPTLFALLLLMILVAYGTGFSRAIAAARSSGGVRSLASLPSYYGVHTALWCGLPALIILGFWLAFDDAIIRAMVMGAIADKPESISGQNLLYAQIQNLAAGNLVGEMTPQLQAAAERLTSLRESGRWMQTAIILILAVGLGAFAMLRISPEMRARERVEKVLRAILLICACAAIFTTVGILLSVLFESLRFFQSVPVTEFLFGLQWSPQMALRADQVGSSGAFGAVPLFTGTLMVSAIAMFVAVPVGLMSAIYLAEYASKRVRSVAKPLLEILAGVPTVVYGFFAALTVAPFIRDLAQSVGLEASSESALAAGLVMGVMIIPFVSSLSDDVINAVPQSLRDGALGLGSTRSETVRKVVIPAALPGIVGGVLLAVSRAIGETMIVVMAAGLAANLTANPLESVTTVTVQIVTLLVGDQEFDSPKTLAAFALGLMLFISTLILNFIALHVVKKYREQYD, encoded by the coding sequence ATGCAGACTCCCACTCTCTTCGCCCTGCTGCTACTGATGATCCTGGTGGCCTATGGCACCGGCTTCAGTCGCGCCATTGCCGCCGCCCGCAGTAGCGGTGGTGTTCGCAGCCTGGCTTCCTTGCCCAGCTACTACGGCGTGCACACCGCACTCTGGTGCGGCCTGCCGGCGCTGATCATTCTCGGCTTCTGGCTGGCCTTTGATGACGCGATTATCCGCGCCATGGTCATGGGTGCGATTGCCGACAAGCCGGAGTCCATTTCCGGGCAGAACCTGTTGTACGCACAGATCCAGAATCTGGCGGCGGGCAACCTGGTGGGTGAGATGACCCCGCAATTGCAAGCGGCGGCGGAGCGCCTGACCAGTCTGCGCGAGAGCGGCCGCTGGATGCAGACGGCGATTATCCTGATTCTGGCGGTCGGCCTCGGTGCCTTCGCCATGCTGCGTATCTCACCGGAGATGCGTGCGCGGGAGCGCGTGGAGAAAGTGCTGCGCGCGATTTTGTTGATCTGCGCCTGCGCGGCGATTTTCACCACCGTCGGCATCCTGCTGTCGGTACTGTTTGAATCCCTGCGCTTCTTCCAGTCGGTACCGGTGACCGAATTCCTGTTCGGCCTGCAATGGAGCCCGCAGATGGCACTGCGCGCCGATCAGGTCGGCTCCAGTGGTGCCTTTGGTGCGGTGCCGCTGTTCACCGGTACCCTGATGGTTTCCGCCATCGCCATGTTCGTGGCGGTACCGGTGGGACTGATGTCGGCGATTTATCTCGCCGAATACGCCAGCAAGCGCGTGCGCTCCGTGGCCAAGCCACTGCTGGAAATTCTCGCCGGCGTTCCCACCGTGGTGTACGGCTTCTTCGCCGCACTCACCGTGGCCCCATTCATCCGCGACCTGGCCCAGTCCGTGGGGCTGGAGGCTTCCAGTGAGAGTGCGCTGGCGGCGGGCCTGGTGATGGGCGTGATGATTATTCCGTTTGTGTCGTCGCTGTCCGACGATGTGATTAACGCGGTACCGCAGTCCCTGCGCGATGGCGCACTGGGCCTCGGTTCCACCCGCTCGGAAACCGTGCGCAAGGTGGTGATCCCCGCGGCTCTGCCCGGCATCGTGGGTGGCGTACTGCTGGCGGTGTCACGCGCTATTGGTGAAACCATGATTGTGGTGATGGCCGCGGGCCTGGCGGCCAACCTGACTGCCAACCCGCTGGAGTCGGTGACCACCGTCACGGTACAGATTGTGACCCTGCTGGTGGGCGACCAGGAATTCGATAGCCCGAAAACCCTCGCCGCCTTTGCCCTCGGCCTGATGCTGTTCATCAGCACCCTGATTCTGAACTTTATTGCCCTGCACGTAGTGAAAAAATACCGGGAACAGTATGACTGA